A genomic region of Corticium candelabrum chromosome 6, ooCorCand1.1, whole genome shotgun sequence contains the following coding sequences:
- the LOC134181147 gene encoding complement C1q subcomponent subunit C-like, translated as MTFLKFIAFCTLFLDLIFTVTVSGQSVSQSKAHSSPICSRGPPGLPGRDGLHGRDGIRGNPGIPGIPGRAISSGSTSSVGPKGEKGSVGPAGTKGARGEPGTR; from the exons ATGACTTTTCTCAA GTTTATTGCATTTTGTACTTTATTTCTGGATTTGATCTTTACGGTCACGGTCAGTGGACAGTCAGTAAGTCAG aGCAAAGCCCACAGCAGTCCCATCTGCAGTCGTG GTCCACCCGGACTGCCCGGAAGAGACG GTCTCCATGGTCGTGATG GAATTCGCGGTAATCCTGGAATTCCTGGCATTCCTGGAAGGGCTATTTCATCCGGCAGCACAAGTTCAGTGGGTCcaaaaggagagaaaggaagCGTTGGACCAGCTGGAACCAAAGGGGCTAGAGGAGAACCTGGAACACGTTAG
- the LOC134180907 gene encoding short-chain collagen C4-like has translation TAARGPYGTSGVTYVQWGRKKCSASGVQTLYSGVAAGSHYASPGGGANTQCLPLDPVWGNYKDGVQAASYIFGAEYELWQGIQPFENKGLYNHDVPCAVCYSATKNAQFMLPAKNICPSGWSRAYYGYLMAERHTHAGRNTYLCVDHKAEGTVGGAPSNDQSTFYPVEARCGSLPCPPYVDGRELTCSVCLK, from the coding sequence aCAGCTGCTCGTGGTCCATACGGTACGAGTGGTGTTACTTACGTTCAGTGGGGAAGGAAGAAATGCTCGGCCAGTGGAGTACAAACTCTCTACTCTGGAGTCGCTGCTGGATCACACTACGCGAGTCCCGGAGGTGGAGCTAACACTCAGTGTCTTCCACTTGATCCTGTTTGGGGAAATTATAAAGATGGCGTTCAAGCAGCAAGTTATATTTTTGGAGCAGAGTATGAATTGTGGCAAGGCATTCAACCATTTGAAAACAAAGGATTGTATAACCACGATGTtccttgtgctgtgtgttacTCTGCCACTAAGAACGCTCAATTCATGTTGCCAGCAAAAAACATTTGTCCCAGTGGATGGAGCAGGGCATACTATGGATATCTCATGGCAGAACGACATACTCATGCAGGAAGGAACACATACCTTTGTGTTGACCACAAGGCAGAAGGAACAGTTGGAGGTGCTCCAAGTAACGACCAGTCTACGTTTTACCCTGTTGAGGCTCGATGTGGATCACTTCCTTGTCCTCCCTACGTTGACGGTCGAGAGCTTACCTGCTCTGTGTGTCTCAAGTGA
- the LOC134180908 gene encoding uncharacterized protein LOC134180908, with protein sequence MAVCALTSARRRIGNWDADEKLLRLPLLLKERAFAVYERHATAESYDDLVKGIKQSFAPDTEEARRLAHRQLQDRKMQAGEDVEVFLRALERLIDRAAPNLPNELRNRQLIDYFLEGLPTPVADQLFILAPKTLEDTVTRARELMLLEKRRGLRARRIAGVTACEDDDEEESASGHIMRAMRAISDRLDTLEKTSHPVRGEAKQTQRNVKQVQCFGCGEYGHYKRFCPTNDVSRYRGKDIGPCYVCGELGHLARACSRRRMVLGRDKVTDANKCRVQ encoded by the exons ATGGCAGTGTG CGCTTTGACATCTGCGCGAAGGCGAATCGGTAATTGGGATGCAGACGAGAAACTACTAAGGCTTCCGCTGCTGCTGAAAGAAAGGGCATTCGCTGTATATGAAAGGCACGCAACTGCCGAGTCGTACGATGACCTGGTAAAAGGGATCAAGCAGTCTTTTGCCCCGGACACAGAAGAAGCTCGTCGATTAGCGCATCGACAGCTGCAAGACCGGAAGATGCAGGCTGGAGAGGATGTAGAGGTCTTCCTACGAGCGTTAGAGCGGCTGATCGATCGGGCAGCGCCGAATTTGCCTAACGAACTTCGTAATAGGCAATTGATCGATTACTTTCTGGAGGGTTTGCCAACGCCTGTCGCGGATCAATTGTTCATCCTCGCACCTAAAACGCTTGAAGATACGGTTACGCGAGCTAGGGAGTTGATGCTGTTGGAGAAGCGCAGAGGCTTGCGAGCTAGGCGAATCGCTGGCGTAACGGCGTGTGAGGATGACGACGAAGAAGAGAGTGCGTCGGGTCACATTATGAGAGCAATGCGAGCTATATCAGATCGACTGGACACTCTCGAGAAGACATCACACCCGGTAAGAGGGGAGGCGAAGCAGACGCAACGGAATGTCAAACAAGTGCAATGTTTTGGTTGTGGTGAGTACGGACATTACAAGCGGTTTTGTCCTACTAATGATGTATCCAGATATCGTGGGAAGGACATTGGTCcatgttatgtttgtggtGAGTTAGGTCATTTGGCACGGGCGTGTTCTCGCAGAAGAATGGTGTTGGGGCGTGACAAAGTGACAGATGCGAACAAATGCAGAGTACAATGA
- the LOC134180909 gene encoding uncharacterized protein LOC134180909 → MVEMGYFIRQHEFAARGPYGTSGVTYVQWGRKKCSAYGVQTLYSGVAAGSHYKSKGDGANTQCLPLDPVWGNYKDGVQGASFIFGAEYELWQGIQPFENKRLADNDVTCAVCYSATKNTQFMLPAKNICPSGWSRAYYGYLMAEKYNHAGSNTYLCVDHRAEGTVGGAPNKDQSTFYPVEARCGSLPCPPYVDGRELTCSVCLK, encoded by the exons ATGGTCGAGATG GGCTATTTCATCCGGCAGCACGAGTTCG CTGCTCGTGGTCCATACGGTACGAGTGGTGTTACCTACGTTCAGTGGGGAAGGAAGAAATGCTCTGCATATGGAGTACAAACTCTCTACTCTGGAGTCGCTGCTGGATCACACTACAAGAGTAAAGGGGATGGAGCTAACACTCAGTGTCTTCCACTTGATCCTGTTTGGGGAAATTATAAAGATGGCGTTCAAGGAGCAAGTTTTATTTTTGGAGCAGAGTACGAATTGTGGCAAGGCATTCAACCATTTGAAAACAAAAGATTGGCTGACAACGATGTTActtgtgctgtgtgttacTCTGCCACTAAGAACACTCAATTCATGTTACCAGCAAAAAACATTTGTCCCAGTGGATGGAGCAGGGCATACTATGGATATCTCATGGCAGAAAAGTATAATCATGCAGGAAGTAACACATACCTTTGTGTTGACCACAGGGCAGAAGGAACAGTTGGAGGTGCTCCAAATAAGGACCAGTCTACATTTTACCCTGTTGAGGCTCGATGTGGATCACTTCCTTGTCCTCCCTACGTTGACGGTCGAGAGCTTACCTGCTCTGTGTGTCTCAAGTGA